A part of Palaemon carinicauda isolate YSFRI2023 chromosome 8, ASM3689809v2, whole genome shotgun sequence genomic DNA contains:
- the LOC137645511 gene encoding cylicin-2-like, translated as MEEWKRERRYRRKEARTEVWKKGSKTGGMEERQQERRYGRKAARTRVWKKGCKHCGMEERKQERRYGRKEARTELLKKGSENGGMEESKQERKYGRKQARTEVWKKASKNGSMEESKQERRYGRKQARTEVWKKGSKNGGMEESKLERRYGRSEASKNVGMEEAKQERT; from the coding sequence atggaagaatGGAAGCGAGAACGGAGGTATagaagaaaggaagcgagaacggaggtatggaagaaaggcagcaagaccggaggtatggaagaaaggcAGCAAGAACGGAGATATGGAAGAAAGGCAGCAAGAACAAGGGTATGGAAAAAAGGCTGCAAGCATTGcggtatggaagaaaggaagcaagaacgaaGGTATGGAAGAAAAGAAGCGAGAACGGAGTTATtgaagaaaggaagcgagaacggaggtatggaagaaagcAAGCAAGAACGGAAGTATGGAAGAAAGCAAGCAAGAACGGAAGTATGGAAGAAAGCAAGCAAGAACGGAAGTATGGAAGAAAGcaagcaagaacggaggtatggaagaaagcaagcaagaacggaggtatggaagaaaggtagcaagaacggaggtatggaagagAGCAAGCTAGAACGTAGGTATGGAAGAAGCGAAGCAAGCAAGAACGTAGGTATGGAAGAAGCGAAGCAAGAAAGAACATAG